In Candidatus Delongbacteria bacterium, the DNA window GTCTGGATGAAGAGCGCGCCGCTGACCGTCCGCACCAGCTGGTAAAGACCGGCCAGGCCGCTGGCCAGGGCTTCCAGGATGCCGCGCAGGGCCGCGCCTGGGTTCAGGTTGGTGAAGGGCGTCTTGGCCAGGACGGCCGAGAGCAGATCGGCCAGAATCTCGTCGAAGGATCTCATGCCTGGATCTCCCCCTGGCGGACCACGAAGGGTCCCTTCAGGCCTAGGCCCCACACCAGCTCTTGCAGCCGGTCCTGCCCGGCCAGGGAGAAGCGGATGCGGAAGACCTTCTCCTCGGCCGTGAAGCCGACCTGCTGCACGAGGATGCTCGCGTCCTCGACGCGCGGTTCGTCCTCCAGCGCCTCGCGCAGGTAGCGCTTGGCCAGCATGCGTGTCCTGGGCGTGTCGGGCGCACCCAGGAGGCTCTTGATGCGGCAGCCCCAGGTAGGATGGGCCGGCAGCTCGCCCGGCAGCGTGGCCAGGCGGTCGAGGATGTCCTGACGCAGCACGTCCTCGTCATGCGCGATCTGCAGGTCGCCCGTTGGCGCCACCAGGAGGTCGCCGTCCGCCGCAAAGGCGATGTCGCGGGCTAGGAACGTGCTCATAGGATGGCCCCCGGCCCCGTCGTGGCGCCCGTCTGGGCAC includes these proteins:
- a CDS encoding GPW/gp25 family protein is translated as CPDGRHDGAGGHPMSTFLARDIAFAADGDLLVAPTGDLQIAHDEDVLRQDILDRLATLPGELPAHPTWGCRIKSLLGAPDTPRTRMLAKRYLREALEDEPRVEDASILVQQVGFTAEEKVFRIRFSLAGQDRLQELVWGLGLKGPFVVRQGEIQA